From one Brevundimonas sp. PAMC22021 genomic stretch:
- a CDS encoding flagellar basal body P-ring protein FlgI yields the protein MQKLLARLIVPFAAGLALLGAGQAAQAQSRIKDIAAVEGVRTNQLVGYGLVVGLNGTGDSLRNSPFTRQSLEGMMERLGVNIRDANANTKNLAAVMVTAELPAFATPGSRIDVSVSTMGDAKSLLGGTLLVTGLQGADGQIYAVAQGSVQTGAVSASGASGSSVTRGVPTAGRIASGGVVERETGFELANMNEVRLNLRNPDFTTAQRVAAAINAAYPNSALAENGTVVALRAPGDMGLAGFISRVENLPVRVDTPAKVVIDEVNGVIVMGEAVRISTVAVAQGNLTVSVQETPQIIQPAPFSQGQTAVVPDTQVAIEEELGREMRIVRGGESLSTVVNGLNALGVSPRDMISILQAIKAAGALQADIEVM from the coding sequence ATGCAGAAATTGCTGGCCAGACTGATCGTCCCCTTCGCGGCGGGGCTCGCCCTGTTGGGCGCAGGCCAGGCGGCGCAGGCGCAGTCCCGCATCAAGGACATCGCCGCCGTCGAGGGCGTGCGCACCAATCAGCTGGTCGGCTATGGCCTGGTGGTCGGGCTGAACGGTACGGGCGACAGCCTGCGCAACTCGCCCTTCACCCGCCAGTCGCTGGAAGGGATGATGGAGCGGCTGGGCGTCAACATCCGCGACGCCAACGCCAACACCAAGAACCTGGCGGCCGTCATGGTCACGGCCGAACTGCCGGCCTTCGCCACTCCGGGCTCGCGCATCGACGTGTCGGTCTCGACCATGGGCGACGCCAAGAGCCTGTTGGGCGGCACCTTGCTGGTCACCGGACTGCAGGGCGCCGACGGCCAGATCTATGCGGTGGCGCAGGGCTCGGTGCAGACCGGCGCGGTGTCGGCGTCCGGCGCCTCCGGATCGTCGGTGACGCGAGGCGTGCCGACGGCCGGGCGCATCGCCTCCGGCGGCGTGGTGGAGCGCGAGACCGGCTTTGAGCTGGCCAACATGAACGAGGTGCGGCTGAACCTGCGCAATCCCGACTTCACCACCGCCCAGCGCGTGGCCGCCGCGATCAACGCAGCCTATCCGAACAGCGCCCTGGCCGAGAACGGCACGGTCGTGGCGCTACGGGCGCCTGGCGACATGGGCCTGGCGGGCTTCATCTCGCGCGTCGAGAACCTGCCGGTGCGGGTCGACACGCCGGCGAAGGTGGTGATCGACGAGGTCAACGGCGTGATCGTCATGGGCGAGGCCGTGCGCATCTCCACCGTCGCAGTCGCCCAGGGCAACCTGACCGTCTCGGTCCAGGAAACGCCGCAGATCATCCAGCCCGCCCCCTTCAGCCAGGGTCAGACGGCGGTCGTCCCGGACACCCAGGTGGCCATCGAGGAAGAGCTTGGCCGCGAGATGCGCATCGTGCGCGGCGGTGAAAGCCTGTCCACCGTGGTCAATGGCCTGAACGCCCTGGGCGTCAGCCCGCGCGACATGATCTCCATCCTGCAGGCCATCAAGGCCGCCGGCGCGCTGCAGGCCGACATCGAGGTGATGTGA
- a CDS encoding flagellar assembly protein FliX: MKITGSTGPRAAQGSAAARPQSGAGFSVAGPGGASAAASPAAASATSSASGVTNVSALMALQGVETATERRRRAIRRGGGLLDRLDELTLALLSGEAGEPALERLARGLREDRPEEREAGLSELLDQIDLRASVELAKAEMRRAAA, from the coding sequence ATGAAGATCACAGGATCGACCGGACCCCGCGCCGCCCAAGGGTCGGCTGCCGCTCGTCCTCAGTCTGGGGCAGGCTTCAGCGTCGCCGGTCCTGGCGGGGCGTCTGCGGCGGCGTCGCCCGCGGCTGCTTCCGCCACCTCATCGGCTTCGGGCGTGACCAATGTGTCGGCCCTGATGGCGCTTCAGGGCGTGGAGACCGCGACGGAACGGCGGCGACGCGCGATCCGGCGCGGCGGCGGTCTGCTCGATCGGCTGGATGAACTGACGTTGGCGCTTCTGTCTGGCGAGGCGGGGGAGCCGGCGCTGGAGCGGCTGGCGCGTGGGCTGAGGGAAGACCGGCCGGAGGAACGCGAGGCGGGACTCAGCGAGCTTCTGGACCAGATCGATCTGCGCGCCTCGGTCGAACTCGCAAAGGCCGAGATGCGCCGGGCGGCGGCCTGA
- a CDS encoding rhodanese-related sulfurtransferase, which translates to MSPETVSPPASFRIAALYRFARVDDCEALRARLAQACEAAAIRGTLLIAPEGLNGTVAGAPQAISDLVELIRAMPGFEPVEVKYAWADEPPFHRLKVKIKPEIVTMGQPDLDPALNAGAYVAPEDWNALIADPDTIVIDTRNDYEGAVGAFQGAVQPNTRGFRDFPDWWRNEGRALLDRPGPVKVAMYCTGGIRCEKSTAFLKSEGVTDVHHLHGGVLRYLETVPEADSLWEGECFVFDERVAVGHGLAPGSHTLCRGCRMPVSEAGRASPHYVEGVCCNRCHDARDDDRRAGYAERQRQMELARSTGKPHIGMPLSSVRPKT; encoded by the coding sequence ATGTCGCCCGAGACCGTCTCACCACCAGCGTCCTTCCGCATCGCCGCCCTTTATCGTTTCGCCCGCGTGGATGATTGCGAAGCGTTGCGCGCCCGCCTGGCGCAAGCGTGCGAAGCGGCGGCCATTCGCGGCACCCTGCTGATTGCGCCGGAGGGGCTGAACGGCACGGTGGCGGGCGCTCCCCAGGCGATCTCCGACCTGGTCGAACTTATCCGCGCCATGCCCGGGTTCGAGCCCGTCGAGGTCAAATACGCCTGGGCGGACGAGCCGCCGTTTCACCGCCTGAAGGTTAAGATCAAGCCGGAGATCGTCACCATGGGCCAGCCGGACCTCGACCCTGCGCTGAACGCCGGCGCCTATGTCGCGCCCGAGGATTGGAACGCCCTGATCGCCGATCCGGACACCATCGTGATCGACACCCGCAACGACTATGAGGGCGCCGTCGGCGCCTTCCAGGGCGCGGTGCAGCCGAACACGCGCGGCTTTCGCGACTTTCCCGACTGGTGGCGCAACGAAGGGCGCGCGCTGCTGGATCGGCCCGGTCCGGTGAAGGTCGCCATGTACTGCACCGGCGGCATCCGCTGCGAGAAGTCCACCGCCTTTCTGAAGTCGGAGGGCGTCACCGACGTCCATCACCTCCACGGCGGCGTGCTGCGGTATCTGGAGACGGTCCCTGAAGCCGACAGTCTGTGGGAGGGCGAGTGCTTCGTCTTCGACGAGCGGGTCGCGGTCGGCCACGGCCTTGCGCCGGGATCCCACACCCTGTGCCGAGGGTGTCGCATGCCCGTCAGCGAGGCGGGCCGCGCCTCGCCCCACTATGTGGAGGGGGTGTGCTGCAATCGCTGCCACGATGCCCGCGACGACGATCGGCGCGCCGGCTACGCCGAGCGGCAGCGGCAGATGGAACTGGCCCGCAGCACCGGCAAGCCGCACATCGGCATGCCCTTGTCGTCAGTGAGGCCCAAGACCTGA
- a CDS encoding type II toxin-antitoxin system VapC family toxin: MIVADASAIVAVLLEEPEEDAFLDVLSQGPVVMSPVGYWEAHTRVHRLRGDEGAARLERLLTNFDIQIAPAGSETARLAARAQAEFGKHTPARLNLGDCFAYALAKEQSLPLLFKGEDFVRTDVKVALRV, encoded by the coding sequence ATGATCGTTGCTGACGCTTCGGCGATCGTCGCCGTCCTTCTCGAAGAGCCTGAAGAGGACGCGTTTCTGGACGTTCTTTCGCAAGGACCCGTTGTGATGTCGCCCGTCGGCTACTGGGAGGCTCACACCCGAGTTCATCGCCTGCGCGGCGACGAGGGCGCCGCCCGACTTGAACGTCTGTTGACCAACTTCGACATTCAAATCGCGCCCGCCGGCTCCGAAACTGCACGTCTGGCCGCAAGAGCGCAGGCGGAGTTTGGAAAGCACACCCCTGCCAGGCTGAACCTGGGCGACTGCTTCGCCTATGCCCTGGCCAAGGAGCAGAGCCTGCCGCTGCTCTTCAAGGGCGAGGACTTCGTCCGGACGGACGTCAAGGTCGCCCTTCGGGTCTGA
- a CDS encoding type II toxin-antitoxin system VapB family antitoxin: protein MNAPVQIRKPDVAERLRSMALREGLSITDLVDQMAREREARINEARQAEINRKIAAAKQIIAEFNALPIVGPMLTDDDIYDEDGLPK from the coding sequence ATGAACGCGCCCGTCCAGATCAGAAAACCGGATGTCGCCGAGCGACTTCGCAGCATGGCCCTGCGCGAGGGACTGTCGATCACCGACCTGGTCGATCAGATGGCGCGCGAACGCGAAGCCCGCATCAACGAGGCGCGACAGGCCGAGATCAACAGAAAGATCGCCGCAGCCAAGCAAATCATTGCGGAATTCAACGCCTTGCCGATCGTCGGCCCAATGCTGACCGACGACGACATCTATGACGAGGATGGCCTGCCGAAATGA
- the gltX gene encoding glutamate--tRNA ligase: MSVKVRFAPSPTGKLHVGNVRTALVNWLFAKGQGGQFVLRIDDTDLARSTPEFEQGIEDDLRWLGLVWDERHNQSKRFDRYEAAAEALKAAGRLYPAYETADELDRRRKVQLSRGLPPIYDRAALELTPEQKAAYEAEGRRPHWRFKLDGRRVAWEDLSRGHAEVDTASMSDPVLIREDGLFLYTLPSVVDDLDMAISHVIRGEDHVTNTGAQIEIFEALIAGGWGGALPGFAHMPLLVGADGQALSKRLGSLSISDMRDQGYEPIAITSHLGRIGTSDPLEIAASVEALGQTFAFSKMGRSPARYDTADLDRLNAQALHALSYEQAQPRLAQAGADLGEAFWETVRPNLTKFDDVAEMARIVRGPIAPVIEDADFIAAALRLLPETVDQDVWSTWTAAIKAETGAKGKALFMPLRLALTGQAHGPDMAAMAPLIGRETMARRLQGEAA; the protein is encoded by the coding sequence ATGTCCGTCAAGGTCCGTTTCGCCCCGTCGCCGACGGGTAAGCTGCACGTCGGCAACGTCCGCACCGCGCTGGTCAACTGGCTGTTCGCCAAGGGACAGGGCGGGCAGTTCGTGCTGCGGATCGACGACACCGACCTGGCGCGCTCCACGCCGGAGTTCGAGCAAGGCATCGAAGACGACCTGCGCTGGCTGGGCCTGGTGTGGGACGAGCGGCACAACCAATCAAAACGCTTCGACCGCTATGAGGCCGCCGCCGAGGCGCTGAAGGCTGCGGGGCGGCTTTATCCCGCCTATGAAACGGCCGACGAACTCGATCGCCGCCGCAAGGTGCAACTGTCGCGGGGCCTTCCGCCCATCTATGACCGCGCCGCGCTGGAACTGACGCCCGAGCAGAAGGCGGCCTATGAGGCCGAAGGTCGCCGCCCGCACTGGCGCTTCAAGCTGGATGGCCGCCGCGTCGCCTGGGAAGACCTGTCACGCGGCCATGCCGAGGTGGACACCGCCTCCATGTCCGACCCCGTTCTGATCCGCGAGGACGGCCTGTTCCTCTACACCCTGCCGTCGGTGGTGGATGATCTGGACATGGCGATCAGCCACGTCATCCGGGGCGAGGACCACGTCACCAACACGGGCGCCCAGATCGAGATCTTTGAGGCGCTGATCGCCGGCGGTTGGGGCGGGGCGCTTCCCGGCTTCGCCCACATGCCGCTGCTGGTGGGCGCGGATGGTCAGGCCCTGTCCAAGCGGCTGGGCTCACTGTCCATCAGCGACATGCGTGACCAAGGCTACGAGCCCATCGCCATCACCAGCCATCTTGGCCGCATCGGCACCTCCGACCCGCTGGAAATCGCGGCGTCGGTCGAGGCGCTGGGGCAGACCTTCGCCTTCTCCAAGATGGGTCGCTCGCCGGCGCGCTACGACACCGCTGACCTCGATCGCCTGAACGCCCAGGCCTTGCACGCCCTGTCCTATGAACAGGCGCAGCCGCGTCTGGCCCAGGCGGGCGCCGATCTGGGGGAGGCGTTCTGGGAGACGGTGCGTCCGAACCTGACCAAGTTCGACGACGTGGCCGAAATGGCGCGCATTGTCCGAGGCCCGATCGCGCCCGTGATCGAAGACGCCGACTTCATCGCTGCGGCCCTGCGACTGCTGCCGGAGACCGTAGATCAGGACGTCTGGTCGACCTGGACGGCGGCGATCAAGGCCGAGACCGGAGCCAAGGGCAAGGCCCTGTTCATGCCGCTGCGGCTTGCCCTGACCGGTCAGGCGCATGGGCCGGACATGGCCGCCATGGCCCCGCTGATCGGCCGCGAGACCATGGCGCGGCGGCTTCAGGGCGAAGCCGCCTGA
- the dksA gene encoding RNA polymerase-binding protein DksA: MNALASKFTAEPAAYRPSDDEPFMSERQLAYFKGKLLAWKDDILRESRGTVINLKAETENHPDLVDRASSESDRALELRTRDRQRKLISKIDDALRRIEDGSYGYCEDTGEPISLGRLEARPTATLSVEAQERHERRERVHRDD; the protein is encoded by the coding sequence ATGAACGCATTGGCGTCCAAGTTCACGGCGGAACCGGCTGCATATCGGCCGTCCGACGACGAGCCGTTCATGAGTGAGCGGCAACTGGCCTACTTCAAGGGGAAATTGCTGGCGTGGAAGGATGACATCCTTCGCGAAAGCCGGGGCACCGTCATCAACCTGAAGGCCGAAACCGAAAACCACCCGGACCTGGTGGATCGGGCCTCGTCCGAGAGCGATCGGGCCTTGGAGCTGCGGACCCGCGACCGCCAACGCAAGCTGATCTCCAAGATCGACGACGCGTTGCGCCGGATCGAGGACGGCTCCTACGGCTATTGCGAGGACACCGGCGAGCCGATCAGCCTGGGTCGTCTGGAGGCGCGCCCGACGGCGACCTTGTCGGTCGAGGCGCAGGAACGGCACGAACGCCGCGAACGCGTCCACCGCGACGACTGA
- a CDS encoding TIGR00730 family Rossman fold protein: MTLPPATIAPFEGRSVCLFCGASEGNDPAFVRAAAAVGQATAEQGWRLVYGGGGVGLMGAAARAAHGAGGRVLGIMPAFLRSRERLFDDVETVVVTSMHERKQLMYDQSDAFIVAPGGVGTLEEVVELLSWKRLDLHHKPVVFLNLDGFWNGFFDLIRHSVSQGMTPSAFLDAWTVAETVEDAIQQAGVAAEAAIYDPR, encoded by the coding sequence ATGACCCTGCCGCCCGCTACCATCGCGCCCTTTGAGGGACGTTCCGTCTGCCTGTTCTGCGGCGCATCCGAAGGGAACGACCCCGCCTTTGTTCGGGCTGCGGCGGCGGTCGGGCAGGCGACGGCCGAACAGGGCTGGCGACTGGTCTATGGCGGCGGCGGCGTGGGTCTGATGGGGGCCGCAGCCCGCGCGGCGCATGGCGCGGGCGGACGGGTGCTGGGGATCATGCCGGCTTTCCTGCGCAGCCGCGAACGGCTGTTCGACGACGTGGAGACGGTGGTCGTCACCTCGATGCACGAGCGCAAGCAGCTAATGTACGACCAGTCGGACGCCTTCATCGTCGCGCCGGGCGGGGTCGGCACGCTGGAAGAGGTCGTCGAACTGCTGTCGTGGAAGCGGCTGGACCTCCATCACAAGCCGGTGGTGTTCCTGAACCTCGACGGCTTCTGGAACGGCTTCTTCGACCTGATCCGCCACAGCGTGTCGCAGGGCATGACGCCGTCCGCCTTCCTGGACGCCTGGACCGTAGCCGAGACGGTCGAAGATGCGATCCAACAGGCGGGCGTCGCGGCCGAGGCGGCGATCTACGACCCGCGCTGA